In Arachis hypogaea cultivar Tifrunner chromosome 17, arahy.Tifrunner.gnm2.J5K5, whole genome shotgun sequence, a single window of DNA contains:
- the LOC140181057 gene encoding uncharacterized protein — protein sequence MAPYEALYGRKCQSPLCWYETGERSLLGPEMIAETTEQIKKIRSRMLIAQSRQKSYADKRRKPLEFEEGEHVFLKVTPTTGVGRAIKTKKLNPRYIGPFEILKRIGPVAYRIALPPYLSNLHDVFHVSQLRKYNPDASHVLEPEPIQVREDLTLPVIPVRIDDTSVKRLRGREVSLVKVAWRRAGIEEHTWELESDMRKDYPHLFSDAGREASR from the exons atggctccatatgaggctctgtatggcagaaaatgtcagtctccactatgttggtatgaaactggagaaaggagtTTGTTAGGGCCTGAAATGATAGCTGAAACGactgagcagataaagaagattcgtagtcgaatgcttatagcccaaagccgccagaagagctatgctgataagaggcgaaagcctttggaattcgaagaaggagaacatgtctttctgaaagttacaccaaccactggagtgggaagagctattaagaccaagaaactgaatcctcgttatattggaccgtttgagattctgaagagaattggaccagtggcttatagaattgccttaccgccgtacctttcgaatttgcacgatgtgttccatgtgtcacagcttcggaagtataatcctgacgcaagtcatgttctagaaccagaaccaatccaagtgagagaagatctaacactcccagtaattccggtgaggattgatgacaccagtgttaaacgattacgaggaagggaagtatcattggtaaaagtagcttggagacgagctggtatcgaggaacatacctgggaactcgaatcagatatgcgaaaggactatccacatctcttttcag atgcaggtcgagaggcatctcgttag
- the LOC140180733 gene encoding uncharacterized protein: protein MNHPWRNNKRSFNGKIELRSPPQLLEGIVVFDILQEIDNSFGKKQKRSKNGLSNWKKRSIFFELPYWKYNMFRHNLDVMHIEKNIVDSIIGTLLDIPGKQKIMQLLVLTLKTWKVISLAEVANLEAEIAETLCQLERIFPPSFFDIMVHLPIHEANEVRLGGPVQYRWMYPVEREHESQVNDNNPCRTKWEKAKDHSQQFSKWFKVRAMKKDMPGWAKGLARGPNRVAKRFVGFVINGYRFHTRHRDARRKTQNSGVILEALTPSFASVKDKNPIEAKVTYYGRIADIFELDYYGQFKVVLFKCECYTFAKDHFGLSYVYFNKKCYQEEPFVLASQLNQCFYVQDPYVSDKHYVMKTISRDLFKISDELKSDSPTIYAREPCEPEMIPSLPNDNGEFDLVRNDLRATIIDMAPNMFAKQRCEKVKESEYDEYMEDVDFDSS from the exons ATGAATCACCCGTGGAGGAATAACAAAAGATCTTTCAATGGAAAAATTGAACTTAGGTCTCCACCCCAGTTGTTAGAGGGAATAGTTGTATTTGACATATTGCAAGAGATAGATAACTCTTTCGGGAAGAAGCAAAAGAGATCAAAGAATGGGCTATCAAACTGGAAAAAACGGTCAATATTTTTCGAATTACCATATTGGAAGTACAACATGTTTAGACATAACCTTGAtgtcatgcacatagagaagaacaTAGTTGATAGCATAATAGGAACTCTATTGGATATTCCCGGAAAGCAAAAGATCATGCAGCTACTCGTTTTGACCTTAAAGACATGG AAGGTAATTAGCCTAGCTGAGGTGGCAAACTTAGAAGCAGAGATTGCTGAGACATTATGCCAACTCGAGAGGATTTTTCCTCCAAGCTTTTTTGACATAATGGTGCACTTGCCTATTCATGAGGCAAATGAAGTGAGGTTAGGTGGTCCAGTTCAATATCGTTGGATGTACCCTGTTGAACG AGAGCATGAGAGTCAAGTTAATGATAACAATCCATGCAGAACGAAGTGGGAGAAAGCCAAAGACCATAGTCAACAATTCTCAAAATGGTTTAAAGTTCGTGCCATGAAAAAAGATATGCCTGGTTGGGCAAAAGGGTTGGCTAGAGGTCCAAATAGAGTTGCAAAAAGATTTGTAGGTTTTGTTATCAACGGGTATAGGTTCCATACAAGGCACCGTGATGCAAGACGTAAAACCCAAAATAGTGGTGTCATATTAGAAGCATTGACTCCTAGTTTTGCTAGTGTGAAAGATAAGAACCCAATTGAAGCAAAAGTAACCTACTATGGTAGAATAGCTGATATATTTGAGTTAGATTATTATGGCCAATTTAAAGTAGTCCTATTTAAGTGTGAGTGTTATACATTTGCAAAAGACCACTTTGGTCTCTCATATgtgtatttcaataaaaaatgctaccaagaagaaccatttGTGTTAGCATCTCAACTAAATCAATGCTTTTATGTGCAAGACCCATACGTGAGTGACAAACACTATGTTATGAAAACAATTTCGAGagatttatttaaaataagtgACGAACTTAAGTCTGATTCCCCCACAATATATGCAAGGGAGCCATGTGAACCTGAAATGATTCCAAGTCTTCCAAATGATAATGGCGAATTTGATCTAGTGAGGAATGATCTACGAGCTACTATCATAGATATGGCTCCAAACATGTTTGCTAAGCAACGTTGTGAGAAAGTCAAGGAAAGTGAATATGATGAGTACATGGAAGATGTTGATTTCGATTCATCTTGA